In the genome of Euleptes europaea isolate rEulEur1 chromosome 7, rEulEur1.hap1, whole genome shotgun sequence, one region contains:
- the RNASEH2C gene encoding ribonuclease H2 subunit C, with protein sequence MAAADQAPARLALSSPQEAPRARLHLLPCAVQHDGAAPVRRYFAPAVRGPQESHSEPADESTVSFRGRMLKGKQVLIPEGYMGLVLEEEVAPYLSSEERNVQIKSTFDSMTVWNLERAPNESDEILMAFSWPKIAEGIHAPVADEE encoded by the exons ATGGCGGCGGCGGACCAGGCTCCGGCGCGGCTGGCGCTGAGCTCGCCGCAGGAGGCGCCGCGAGCCCGGCTGCACCTGCTGCCCTGCGCCGTGCAGCACGACGGCGCCGCTCCAGTCCGGCGCTACTTCGCGCCGGCCGTCCGGGGTCCGCAGGAGTCGCACTCAGAGCCGGCCGACG AGTCAACTGTGTCTTTCCGTGGCCGGATGCTAAAGGGGAAACAAGTCCTTATCCCTGAGGGGTACATGGGACTGGTTCTTGAGGAAGAGGTGGCTCCTTACTTGTCATCAGAG GAGCGGAATGTGCAGATCAAGTCCACCTTTGATTCAATGACTGTTTGGAACCTGGAACGGGCACCAAATGAGAGTGACGAGATCCTCATGGCCTTCAGCTGGCCAAAGATCGCAGAGGGT ATCCATGCCCCTGTGGCTGATGAAGAATAA
- the AP5B1 gene encoding AP-5 complex subunit beta-1, which translates to MSLRNTEGWIGAVSSFRSCPTAFLSAYGASDTFVDDLLQELQNEKLGEQIKVSMLSLLLEYPTLLCPDAKAGQEAAASLLSLYAQLGPSPKLLSLRCHLLFAMGTVLLATEAFGEDGQTSHEYLSLLFHLASDLNDRHGGPAERPLRAAACECLREVECCHPGLLSRRLETLHSLQQQEASPAHQGYTLLYSLALRNAILLLARGGQGTLGELLAGSEGLVWGATKELGDLSLAALNQLLLMPSSEDLKELKSVVSALLDTSYLLSPAAQSHLLWHLAQAVSVVRTQSPAIFKAQLVRLFGTADAALLHAILQLKSLFTDSLFTAEDEAFLLRRLVGMAQHPALPAPVKLFHLDCLLHFPENRPLGSGPEEGLPVLLTPRTISGLFPGLFQDQGTVLARLNLLCLVCMESEGPAAEQGVSYLLEHVLALGGLVAGKGGQEASRLFFRAAFLFARYFGSRAQPMAELTRCLLDLYRQNCPLAPNVINLLDEAWAVLEEPGWAGSFARGLQELIVGLPLQERELSWHLKVLARLAKEKDIPQRSTMRFLRRLVASDRLGDWRSGQILLSVCRNLMQLQPLPAPSQLADLLQAVSLCHVDVDVRDRARFYYTLLASLSDEKLGAVLAPQGPIKARTLSSSIVADSESFVASLTVHPAVRAPMRLERVGKSSDGPVAPHSAQDVDSYCRWLLEPRPPSQLHLTYQLVHSGPPDPPCDLLLCVVLRFECSDRHYEPVPELCVPCLSARHPPQAVTLTLQPRCPYPTWVNVFALYTTQKGLTHCSQLEPLEVAFPDLFLPLMLPAWPPEERHHLFGALWHQLHPDTNETCAESLICWPVPPQSLARLVQDHFAGYILAEQSGSYEIGMALPPQYHILLQVQSVKDAARVSIRTDNWKLLPSLNSYLLGLVEAG; encoded by the exons ATGAGCCTAAGGAATACAGAGGGCTGGATCGGAGCTGTCTCCTCTTTCCGTTCGTGCCCCACGGCCTTCCTCTCTGCCTATGGGGCCAGCGATACCTTTGTAGATGACCTGTTGCAGGAGTTGCAAAATGAAAAGCTGGGGGAGCAGATCAAG GTCTCCATGTTGTCGCTCCTCTTGGAATACCCCACTCTGTTGTGCCCAGATGCCAAGGCGGGGCAAGAGGCCGCGGCCTCCTTGCTGTCCCTTTATGCCCAGCTGGGTCCCTCGCCCAAACTGCTGTCTCTGCGGTGCCACCTGCTTTTCGCAATGGGGACGGTGCTGCTGGCCACGGAGGCCTTTGGCGAGGACGGCCAGACTTCCCACGAATACCTCTCCCTGCTGTTCCACCTGGCTTCGGACCTTAATGACCGCCACGGGGGCCCTGCGGAAAGACCCCTGCGGGCAGCCGCCTGCGAGTGCCTGAGAGAGGTGGAATGTTGCCACCCCGGTTTGCTGTCGCGGCGCTTGGAGACCCTGCATtccttgcagcagcaggaagccTCTCCGGCCCACCAGGGTTACACGTTGCTCTACAGCTTGGCTCTGCGGAACGCGATCTTGCTACTTGCGCGGGGTGGCCAGGGAACCCTGGGGGAGCTTCTGGCTGGCAGCGAGGGTCTGGTCTGGGGGGCTACAAAGGAGCTGGGCGACCTGTCCCTGGCCGCTCTCAACCAGCTGCTCCTCATGCCCTCGTCCGAGGACCTCAAGGAGTTGAAATCGGTGGTCTCGGCCCTGTTGGACACCTCCTATCTCTTGTCCCCCGCTGCCCAGAGCCACCTCCTGTGGCACTTGGCCCAAGCCGTGAGCGTGGTGCGCACGCAATCCCCCGCCATCTTCAAAGCCCAGCTGGTGCGCCTCTTTGGCACAGCCGACGCGGCGCTGCTGCACGCCATCCTGCAGCTCAAGTCTCTCTTCACGGACAGCCTCTTCACTGCCGAAGATGAGGCGTTCTTGCTGCGCCGCCTGGTGGGCATGGCCCAGCACCCTGCTCTGCCCGCTCCGGTGAAACTCTTCCACCTGGACTGCCTCCTGCATTTCCCTGAGAACCGGCCGCTGGGCTCGGGCCCGGAGGAGGGCCTGCCAGTTTTGCTGACTCCCCGCACGATCTCCGGCCTTTTCCCCGGGCTCTTCCAGGATCAGGGCACCGTCCTAGCCCGGCTGAACCTGCTGTGCCTGGTGTGCATGGAGAGCGAAGGACCGGCTGCCGAACAGGGGGTAAGCTACCTTTTGGAGCATGTGCTGGCCCTTGGGGGGTTGGTGGCCGGGAAAGGCGGGCAGGAGGCCTCCCGGCTCTTTTTCCGAGCAGCCTTCCTTTTTGCCCGGTACTTTGGCTCGCGGGCGCAGCCCATGGCGGAGCTGACCCGCTGCCTCTTGGACCTCTATCGCCAGAACTGCCCTCTGGCGCCAAATGTTATCAACCTTTTGGACGAAGCGTGGGCGGTGCTGGAGGAGCCCGGCTGGGCGGGTTCGTTTGCTCGCGGCTTGCAAGAGCTGATTGTGGGGTTACCCTTGCAAGAGAGGGAGCTGAGCTGGCATCTCAAGGTCTTAGCCAGGCTGGCAAAGGAGAAGGACATCCCCCAAAGGAGCACCATGCGCTTCCTGAGACGCCTGGTTGCCTCGGACCGACTTGGGGACTGGCGCTCGGGACAAATCCTCCTGAGCGTCTGCCGCAATTTGATGCAGCTTCAACCGCTGCCTGCTCCGTCCCAGCTGGCAGACCTCCTGCAGGCTGTCTCCCTCTGCCACGTAGATGTAGACGTCCGAGACCGGGCTCGGTTCTACTACACCCTGCTGGCCAGCCTCTCTGATGAGAAACTCGGGGCTGTTCTGGCCCCGCAGGGCCCCATCAAGGCCCGAACGCTCTCCTCTTCTATTGTGGCCGACAGCGAGAGCTTTGTGGCTTCTCTGACGGTGCACCCTGCTGTGCGAGCCCCCATGCGGTTGGAGAGGGTAGGGAAGAGCAGCGATGGGCCTGTGGCCCCCCACTCTGCGCAAGACGTGGACAGCTATTGCCGGTGGCTGCTGGAGCCGCGGCCCCCCTCACAGCTCCACCTGACATACCAGCTGGTCCACTCGGGACCCCCCGATCCCCCCTGTGACCTCTTGCTCTGTGTGGTGCTGCGCTTTGAGTGCTCCGACCGGCATTATGAGCCCGTGCCGGAACTGTGTGTGCCCTGCCTCTCGGCACGCCACCCACCCCAGGCTGTGACCCTGACGCTGCAGCCACGTTGTCCCTACCCCACGTGGGTCAACGTCTTTGCCCTGTATACCACGCAGAAGGGTCTCACCCACTGCAGCCAGCTAGAGCCCCTGGAAGTAGCTTTCCCTGACCTCTTTTTGCCCCTGATGTTGCCAGCCTGGCCCCCTGAGGAGCGGCACCATCTCTTTGGCGCTCTTTGGCACCAGCTCCACCCGGACACCAACGAGACTTGCGCCGAAAGCCTCATCTGCTGGCCCGTGCCCCCTCAATCCCTGGCGCGCTTGGTGCAGGATCATTTTGCTGGGTACATTCTCGCCGAACAGTCGGGCTCGTACGAAATCGGCATGGCCCTGCCGCCGCAGTATCACATTCTGCTGCAAGTGCAGAGCGTTAAAGATGCCGCCCGCGTGAGCATCCGGACGGACAACTGGAAACTCTTACCTTCCCTGAACAGCTACTTGCTGGGTCTTGTGGAGGCCGGGTGA